A genomic stretch from Mesoplodon densirostris isolate mMesDen1 chromosome 3, mMesDen1 primary haplotype, whole genome shotgun sequence includes:
- the LOC132485866 gene encoding transmembrane emp24 domain-containing protein 9-like — protein sequence MEKYQPSPQWINLFVFVKDPDNKNLLAHQYGPRGSFTFTSQSPGEHQICLHLESIRFALFYDGKLAIHLDMQLGEHTNDYTELAANDKLTLLHLRIQQLVEQVEKIQKEQEYQRWREERFRQTSESTNQRVLWWFILQTFILVATGIWQMQHLKSFFKAKKLV from the exons ATGGAAAAGTACCAGCCCTCCCCGCAGTGGATCAATTTGTTCGTGTTTGTGAAGGACCCCGACAACAAG AATCTGCTGGCCCATCAGTACGGCCCTCGGGGCAGCTTTACCTTCACCTCCCAGTCTCCTGGAGAGCACCAGATCTGCCTTCACCTCGAGTCCATCCGGTTCGCCCTCTTCTATGACGGCAAGCTG GCCATTCACTTGGACATGCAGTTGGGTGAACACACCAATGATTATACAGAACTTGCAGCCAATGACAAGCTGACCCTGCTGCATCTGCGCATACAGCAGCTGGTGGAGCAAGTGGAGAAGATCCAGAAGGAGCAGGAGTACCAGAGG TGGCGAGAGGAGCGCTTCCGGCAGACCAGCGAGAGCACCAACCAACGGGTGCTGTGGTGGTTCATTCTGCAGACCTTCATCCTTGTGGCCACTGGCATCTGGCAGATGCAGCACCTCAAGAGCTTCTTTAAAGCCAAGAAGTTGGTGTAG